The Rosa rugosa chromosome 1, drRosRugo1.1, whole genome shotgun sequence genomic sequence cgcctggctgtgtatctgaaTGTTATTCCTTTGGTGGGAATTAGtatctctggcggtacaatgagcgtaacCCATTatagttaattatgcttgtaaatgtaaaTGTATGTACAGTTGCATTCTTATTCTAGTTTCATATGATAAGTAAGCTGCTTAATGGAACCAATtccttcatttttccatttaacTCGACTATGGCAAGCACATAATGCTAGCGACAACTATGGCCTGATATTCCCGAGATATCAACATGACAATCATTGCAAATTCATAGCCTCATGTTTCTCTTCTAACTTATTCTTGATTGATGACAAGTGGGGTTTAATTTCAGTCCAAACACATGTATTCAGTACTTTTCATTATTGTATTTTCATCAGTTCCGAAGCTCCATCAAATTGTAATGGTTATCCTTTTTTAACTTGAACAATGTCGTATTCGTTGGAGGGGAGATCTTCCTTCCTATCCAGGGCAAAAACATGTCGGTCTGTGTCTTTTACTGGAAATCTACGAGTTGGGGGATTTTCCTTCCATCCCTTTCACAACAAAAACCAAAGGACACCAGCAGCCAGCAGAGACTATTTGTTTGCATCCCTCTCTATAGCTTTACATGattaattaattgaatatttttggtataaataatttatttacttttgccctttgggcattttttttttttcctttctgttATATTTTTCGTTGGAAACTGATCTAGATCCTTCGTTTCAACCCACAATATTTCTTGGACGCAATGAGTGTCCCCATGAACATGAACAACCAATTGTCAAATGGGAGATCATGAGTGCCAAATTAGGGATTTATTTATGCTCTTATGACCATTTACATTGACTAATCCATTTGGTCATTTAGAGGATCATAAAGCTGAATTGATGAAAGTGCCTTGTTGTAAAGTTTTCCTTTGATTGCAAGGTACTCCTTCCAAGTGATTGGCCGATAAAGGGGAGGGTGACTTGGGGTGACTAGTTTCGACTGAGGCGAGATTTGGACACTAGCTGGTGGCCCATATAGGTAAGCAATGGATAGACGTTGTTGACTCCGGTTCACAATTGCCCGGTGAAGGACATTGTGGTACACCCCGTTGGACAAGATATGAGTAAGGTCGCCAATGTTGACCACCAAAGCTCCCGGGACTGGCGGAACAGTGAGCCACCCGGCGCCCTCATGAAGAATTTGCAAGCCACTTATGTTGGTTTGGTGGATGATTGACAGGAGGGTTGAATCCGTATGTTCGGCCAACCCCATGGCACGATTGGGATCCGGACATGCAGGGTAAGAATTTAATTGTATGGCATTGGATGCATCTTCAAAGTCACCTTTTGGGCCGGCCCAAATTACGTCTTCCTTTGGTATGCCCAGCGATCCCAATATTAGCCACATCAGCTTCCCTGCTAGCCTTTTCATCTCTTTCTCATATTCTTCTACCATACAACTGGAAGAAAAGGGACAATTACACACTGTTAAACCAAGTTGCTACTCGCTAGTATGATGgatattttaagaaataaacattACTAACAAGAAGAttgataaatgtgttttggACATTATCAGACCAAATCTTATATGTGGGTCCTTACTTAATAATATAATCTTTGCTAATTGCACCATGGTTATATGGCTATAGTACTTTCAGCacccaaaagtccaaaacaataaaagtctcaaattacataaataaaaggacaaaaatgaaaatagtgaGCTAGCTTATTAGTTCTACTTGTAGTGTCATGACCGTACCAGAATTTGTTGTAATCTTGGGGCCAAAGTTGTCGAAAATGTTCAAGTGGTGAGCCAGCAATAGTAAAGCCCTCCGACCACATGAGTTTTTGGAAAAACGAAGATATACGATGGATTCCGTAACCAGAAATGCCATCCGCCGGTCGAGCGGCTTTGAGCTTCTGCTGGACTGGCAGAGAGAAGAGGCTTCGACAAGTTGATTCAATGTCATGAAGAAGCTTCTCTGGGATTCCATGGTTTGTGACTTGGAACACCCCCCATGTTTTACATGCATGTCCTATGAGTTTAAGGACATTTTGGTGAGTTAGATCGATGATCGGAACACACAACTCTGAGCCGAATGACGAGTCCAGAGATGGGTACTCGTCGAGTTGATGAGTCCATGCATATGAGTCTGGTAACTCGTGCAGTGAGTTGAAGTCTGCAGGGTAGTGCTTATGGGGGTGGGATTGAAAGGCATCGGAGATTCTTACAGGCATATTGAGAATGTTGCTGTGATGTTAAGAAACTCGATCAACTGGAAGAGAACAGAGAAGTAGTTTTTGAGAACTTGGTGCAGCTAGAAAAGCATATATGggatggaagagagagagagagagagagataaggtTTGATATGAAGTATAATGCACTatagtgtgtgtatatatagaaaGAGATGGCGGACAAGATAGTGACAAGTTTACCCCAAACACCCCCTCCCTCCACCTCAATCAAATTATCTCATGGTTTGTATTTGCTCTGCGGGCCGGGTGGGGGGGGGATTGGTATAGCCGTTTTTATGTGATTGGTATAGCCGTTTTTATGTGTTTCTTTTAATTTGAGAAGGGTCAAtgttagaaaaaaaattattttacatGAGCTTTTGTTATGATTGGATTTATTATAATTACATGTTCATCTTTCTCATCATGTAATTATCATATTAGAGAAAAAAGATATTGCGTGCTAGTTTGGTACGGCTGTCGTATAAGATAAGCTGGCTTATGTAAAAAGTGTCTGTTAAGTAAAGCAACTGAGTGTACGTAAGGTAAATTAGATTTTTCAAAGTGCTTATAGTACCTACAATAGTGACAAAATAGTTTACTTaacttgaaattaaaatgtgctaTAGTAAAAAATAAGTCATTTCATAAATTAAGTTGAGTGAGGTTCTACTTTTAGCTCTAAATTAAAAGAGTCAGAAACAATTATTTTCAGTTTTATTAAACAAGTTACTGGACAACCGGTGACAAGTATAAATAACTAAAAGTATTATAAAAAAAAGTTCATAAATAAGAAAGACATATCATTTTGTCGGcagaaatatcactttggtcatcaAACTATGTTtcgttcgacactttggtcatccaacttttaaaaacttcactttggtcactcaactatatcACCGTTAATCAATTTGGTCTCTCCGTCTGTTTTCTCTGTGTAAATGTGGCAATTGAACCTCACACGCCTAATAAACAAGGCTATATTTGTTAACCCAATTAAAAAAGAGTTGTGTTGGAGACTGCGGGTCAAACGATACTTTaccctctctatctctctctaagCCAAAAGGTTTTCACTCTCTgcccgtctctctctctctatcggTCTCTATGTTTATCAAATTTCAAGCCACAAAGAGAAAGAAGCAAAGAGGAGGAAGGAGTAGTAGAGAGAAGGGTGTGCCATAATTAGGGGAAACTGCAAAGGACTCTTCGTTTAtggtttctgggtttgaatGAGTTAATGATAGAGAGTGATTAAGTAATGATTAAAAGGTCCATGGTTTCTGGTTTCCTTCATGGTTTCTGGGTTCTTCGTTCATGATTAAAAGGTTTGGAGAATTTGGAAATTGGAATCGGGGGAGTTTGATTGGAATTTTGGGTTACTTATATGGTGGTGGGTGAGGGGGATTGAATATTGATGATGGATATGGGTTTGGTGGTAGTGTGATTTGAGTTGTCGAATTTTTCACCCATAATCTGGGTTCTTCACCTTTTGAACCTATTTAGAATTTTTTAGGCTCAATTTGGACTTGGATTCGGGAAGAACACTCTTTGGAAGCAAAAAATTGGAAGGGAGATTAAGCGAAGAAATGGGTTTTGAAGAAAATATAATCCAGAAAGAGAAAAAGTTAAAggttctttattttatttttttttttttcaccctggtcttgagtctttttttttttggtcaatgatTGTATTAGAAGATCCAAAGGATCAAGCAAAATACAAGAGGTACATAAGACCTCAGATAAAGAGGCAAATCTGAAGAATGGGGAAGAACAAATCCCCTTGCTGGTGACAGCATATAAATACTTTGTTCTTATTTGTCTCAATTACAATTTTACTCTTACTGAATCATAGTGAAAGAGGATATCATGTCTTATTGCTACTAGACAACATCTTTCTATAAATAACATCAATCTATACAAATTTTACTTTTATCTGGGAAAACAAAAAGGTGAACCAATTAGAGGTTCAGATGACCTGGAGAAACTAGAACTGTAAACTGCAGTTCTCTTGGTTGTGGCTCCTTGGCCAAGAAAATTGGTTTTcacaattttcattttcatgcttGATCTCATTGAGCATTGCTGTTACATCCTTCATTGTCAGCCTTTCCTCAGCGCAGGGATTAACACAGAAAAGTGCTACCCCAAGAACTTGAAGCATTTCTTGAATTTGTGTCCCACTGTCCCTGATCTCAGTATTAGCTGATCAACAATTGATGTGAATGTGCAACTCCAAAAAAAGTGTAAATCAACATATAACTCTGTTTCGACGGGAAAAATTGGATTAAGTTATAAAAATGGCGAGCAAAACTTTTCATCTCCTAAATACCCAGAGAAAACATACGGAAATACCAAAGTAATATACGATaatatagttgagtgaccaaagtgaagTTTTTAAAAGTTGGATGACCAAAATGTCGAACGAAGcatagttcgatgaccaaagtgatatttttcCCTAATTTTGTCCGATCAATTACTGAGAAAAATAATTGAGGAAAGGTTATAATAATATTACTGTGTTACTCTATGGCATGGGACAAGAGGAAGATAAACGAAAAGGACCATCTTGTGCTCTACAATTAAGATAAACTACAAACAATATTATAATATTATAACTGAATTAGGGAACTGAGAGGCATCTTAACCCTCTCTCAGACCAATTAGATGGTgagagaaag encodes the following:
- the LOC133739519 gene encoding gibberellin 3-beta-dioxygenase 1-like; protein product: MPVRISDAFQSHPHKHYPADFNSLHELPDSYAWTHQLDEYPSLDSSFGSELCVPIIDLTHQNVLKLIGHACKTWGVFQVTNHGIPEKLLHDIESTCRSLFSLPVQQKLKAARPADGISGYGIHRISSFFQKLMWSEGFTIAGSPLEHFRQLWPQDYNKFCCMVEEYEKEMKRLAGKLMWLILGSLGIPKEDVIWAGPKGDFEDASNAIQLNSYPACPDPNRAMGLAEHTDSTLLSIIHQTNISGLQILHEGAGWLTVPPVPGALVVNIGDLTHILSNGVYHNVLHRAIVNRSQQRLSIAYLYGPPASVQISPQSKLVTPSHPPLYRPITWKEYLAIKGKLYNKALSSIQLYDPLNDQMD